The genomic DNA gcacagccgtgccccagcagaCATGccaaaaatcagctaacaaacgtcatatttgccgggatatcagtttttattttgctgggcagacggttgtgcggatttttgccgagctgcagaattaaaaactgagtgtgtacgaAAAAGAGCTTGGAAATATCTCAAATTTTGTATTGTTATGATACCTATCCACCCTAATGCGAAAACATCATTCACAATTCAGTAAAACAGTTGTCAAGAacactttcttatatatttctacGATTGCTTCTACACtagtattttttgttttgtttttaatggtgttgttacaataaaatgtatttttattttttgtatgttTTATTATGGCTGTCTCGGTAAAACGAGGAACTGTGCATTCATGTTTGTGAGAATTTTCTGTGAGAGTGATCCCATAGCCTTTTAATATACTTACTTAGTATACGTGCCAagccaaaaatgtttttttttcctcatGATTAAATGCTTTGTCATTCTGAGCAATTGTTCACCATTTGGTTTTTTGTTAATTACTTTTCCGTTTACAGAAAACACCAACGGAAATTCGCTCGCGGCGGCAATCTGTTCGTGCAAAAACCGCCAATAGCACCAAACAGGTCGACGACGTGGGCCGCGAGGCCGACGAAAACGATAACAGTGCGATTCCACAGCTATCTACGGACGGTCACACAGTGCCAAAGGGAATTTGTTCGCGGCGGCAATCCGTCCGCGGAAAAACCTGTGACGTCGGTCGCGAGGGCGACAAAAGTGCGCCAACTCTGTTATCTACGGCCGGTCACACGGTGCCGagcattccaacggaaattcgctCGCGGCGGCAATCCGTTCGAGGAACAACTGTCGACGTAGGCCGCGAGGACGACGAAAACGGCAAAAGCGCGAAAACTCTGCTATCTACGGACGGTCACATGGTGCCCAgcattccaacgggaattcGCTCGCGGCGGCAATCTGTCCGTGCAAAGACTGCCAATAGCACCAAACAGGTCGACGACGTAGGCCGCGAGGCCGACGAAAACGATAGCAGTGCGACTCCACAGCCATCCACGGACGGTCGCACAGTGCCAAACAATCCAAAGGGAATTTGTTCGCGGCGGAAATCCGTCCGCGGAAAACCCTGTGACGACGGCCGCGAGGGCGACAAAAACGACAAAAGTGCGACAACTCTGTTATCTACGGCCGGTCACACGGTGCCGagcattccaacggaaattcgctCGCGGCGGCAATCCGTTCGAGGAACAACTGTCGACGTAGGCCGCGAGGACGACGAAAACGGCAAAAGCGCGAAAACTCTGGTATCTACGGACGGTCACATGGTGCCCAgcattccaacgggaattcGCTCGCGGCGGCAATCTGTCCGTGCAAAGACCGCCAATAGCACCAAACAGGTCGACGACGTAGGCCGCGAGGCCGATGAAAACGATAACAGTGCGACTCCACAGCCATCCACGGACGGTCGCACAGTGCCAAACAATCCAAAGGGAATTTGTTCGCGGCGGAAATCCGTCCGCGGAAAACCCTGTGACGACGGCCGCGAGGGCGACAAAAACGACAAAGTGCGACAACTCTGTTATCTATGGCCGGTCACACGGTGCCGagcattccaacggaaattcgctCGCGGCGGCAATCCGTTCAAGGAACAACTGTCGACGTAGGCCGCGAGGACGACGAAAACGGCAAAAAGCGCGAAAACTCTGGTATCTACGGACGGTCACATGGTGCCCAgcattccaacgggaattcGCTCGCGGCGGCAATCTGTCCGTGCAAAGACTGCCAATAGCACCAAACAGGTCGACGACGTAGGCCGCGAGGCCGACGAAAACGATAGCAGTGCGACTCCACAGCCATCCACGGACGGTCGCACAGTGCCAAACAATCCAAAGGGAATTTGTTCGCGGCGGAAATCCGTCCGCGGAAAACCCTGTGACGACGGCCGCGAGGGCGACAAAAACGACAAAAGTGCGACAACTCTGTTATCTATGGCCGGTCACACGGTGCCGagcattccaacggaaattcgctCGCGGCGGCAATCCGTTCGAGGAACAACTGTCGACGTAGGCCGCGAGGACGACGAAAACGGCAAAAGCGCGAAAACTCTGCTATCTACGGACGGTCACATGGTGCCCAgcattccaacgggaattcGCTCGCGGCGGCAATCCGTTCGCGGAACAACTGTCGACGTAGGCCGCGAGGACGACGAAAACGGCAATAGCGCGAAAACTCTGCTATCTACGGACGGTCACATGGTGCCCAgcattccaacgggaattcGCTCGCGGCGGCAATCCGTTGATGCAAAGACCACCAATAACACCAAACAGGTCGACGGCGTAGGCCGCGAGGCCGACGAAAACGATAGCAGTGCGACTCCACAGCCATCCACGGACGGTCGCACAGTGCCAAACAATCCAAAGGGAATTTGTTCGCGGCGGAAATCCGTCCGCGGAAAACCCTGTGACGACGGCAGCGAGGGCGACAAAAACGACAAAAGTGCGACAACTCTGTTATCTACGGCCCGTCACACGGTGCCCAGCATTCCAACGGGAATTTGTTCGCGGCGGCAATCCGTCCGCGGAAAAACCTGTGACGTCGGTCGCGAGGGCGACAAAAACGGCAAAAGTGCGACAACTCTGCTATCCACGGCCGGTCACACGGTGCCCAgcattccaacgggaattcGCTCGCGGCGGCAATCCGTTCGCGGAACAACTGTCGACGTAGGCCGCGAGGACGACGAAAACGGCAATAGCGCGAAAACTCTGCTATCTACAGACGGTCACATGGTGCCCAgcattccaacgggaattcGCTCGCGGCGGCAATCCGTTCGCGGAACAACTGTTGACGTAGGCCGCGAGGATGACGAAAACGGAAAAAGTCCGACATCTCAGTTATTCACGGCCaaaaatcgcacatggtgctcagcattccaacgaaaattcataagCGTCAGCAATCAGTTTGGCAAATGGAACGAGAATAACGCAGAACATCTTATTGGAGGTCGTGAGGATATCAAACATGAATACAATAAAACAACATCCCAGTTCTGTTCCGTCGGCCATATGGTGTCCAGTCCAACAAAGTTGAAAACTGCTACTAACGAGTCAGAAAGTTTCGTTACACCATCGGCAATTCGGGTGCAAACCGTTCGTCGTAAAACCGAGGACAGCAAGAAACGGGTCGTTGGAGGTTGTGAGAACAGCAGTGTGACAATATCTCAGCCATCTTCTTCCGGCCATCCAGTGTCCAGCTCTATAAAGATGAAACCCATCCGCGGGAAAGCGAGAACTAAGACGGACCAGGTCCAGACCAGCAAAACCGAATTCAGGACAACATCCGAATACGAATTCCCATCCATGCACTCCAAGCTCGAAGGCAGTTTCTGGCAACCTAAGGTGAGTttcgttgttgatttttttgacgtagaactacgtctgtcttttctatattggggtacactttacgattgcaaaaaatcgaaaaacgtcacgaaaatatgatagactttgatcgttaatatctcagccgtttctcgatagattttcaattttcttggaccattcgatcaaggaagagtcaacgctttattcccgatgtacactgaagtcgttttttacgcggtttatttttacacgaatcgctttttacGCATTTTTTTCACTAGAATTTCGGGATAAACGCGGTTCATTtagacatattttggaatttatgcgGTTTATTACATTGTTTTagtttacgcggcccatatcctccgcgtaaaagctgactccagtgtgttacaatatttatgtatgattattTACTACACTGaacacttgctaacagtttagcaatcggttttggtgaatcagtcaatctcgtaagtgcatcgcaagcttcttcttacatggcactacattccaactgcaacttggcctgcttttcaactaagtGATCTTCTAGCattaggaaaataagttcaaaagtagcatttaccaatgcaaagcttcgaatcgagatacaattatcgaacgacttttactctctagcgagttttatcaattgataatttggatatgtgatcgcttgagagtaTTGTTCAtcatcgattatttgaaaattttatttttatcatccttttcaaattttggtccaaaaattatataaatcaCCAGGgctcgtaatgctcactcaatctcagcagACAATCACGAAAACTGccacgtagttctacgtcacctttgcgtacaacccgattgggctgcacctttgagtttttcttaTCCTCCGGAAGTCATTCCACATTGTAATATATTACGCGTAGCGTAGGCGTTTCACGCTCCATTTTATTAGAAAATTGACAAACATCTTCGAACAAAACAACCCTAAAATAAAACCTTGATTATTCCACCTAACGAAAATGGTTCCTCTCTCGTGCATtacaaaaatagtattttgtccACAACACATAGTCCGAACAGCCCAGTTTTCAATGGGAAATGATGGGACAGGATTGCactttgttgcgagtaattcgatTAAGGGTAAGTATAAacaaatgagctagactttttgcccACACTGCTCATCGAACTTTTGGTATTGGTACTTAACCAATTTtgggagcgaacatatagcctttcggtaataatataatatacgagaaaggtaaaaatattTATGCAACTACTTGCAAGaagattattttttaaacttgAGTGGTACGTTACAACGATACAATAATTCTGAAATAACAATtgtgataaataaaataatcctCTCTGATTCACTGCTAACTATTTGAACATTAACCTAGGCTCATAGATCACGTAATAGCTTTTTCACTGTCGAGGACGGAACGCCCCTTCATTGTGTTGTCATGATGTGcacaaattgaattaaaattattcaTGTTTCATggttttgttagaaattgtaGTAAAATAATTAAACATTCTGAACCACGTTGCTAAAtgctttacttacttacttatgcgTCCTGTACATCCCCAGTGGTGCAAaggggccgacttgaaagatctccatcctgagtgaTGTCTAGCTattgctttaacctgttgccaggttagatttcagtcgacttgttttaatttctttattgagacTGTGCCGCCATGAGCCCCTGGGTCTgcttctgctgcgatgtccagctgggttccagtctaatactTGTTTACGGATTTCGTTTTCACCCTTACGTAAGGTGTGACCGACCCAGCCCAGAAAaccgatcccgaatttcagttgctatcgacctctggtgacaacgacgatccAGGCTcgaattatgtaccgcaggcatctgttgataaacACCTGCACTGCATATAAACTcagtaccaaattttcaaaacgacttatctgcttttgtaaacaaagattcaaacgtcgatttaacgatctgatagcactccaacgcaaaccaacaccatcaacaggaagCTGAAGCCTTCACCTACGTGTTGCTGGTGTTGATTTACGTGAGAgtactatcagattcgtcaaaacGGCGTTTGAATCGTTGTTTACAAATCGTTTAATACTAATAATAGTGGGGACAGAAGAGTCATTGGTAAAGGAGGGGGGCTTCGGGGGGAGGGTTGTTGATAAGTTACTGATCAACTTAGTttgggacacacattctttatgtaccttaaggagacgatgatagAAGTGGCAGGGTGATCTTTGGAATGGGGAGAGTCAACTCCTTGACCGATTCCcaccaaattcggaacacatATTCTGTTTTCAAGCAGATATTAATTGTGGGGATGGGAGAGTCATTGAAACAAGGGCCAAGGTGTGGGGGAGGGgaatgaatcacatacagtggctggtttcctacccgTCGCTGCCACCAgcaggcgctaacgtatatgtgaaaatagccagcatgagttaaccacctgaagtttgtatggcgaaatctAACGTTGtttttctcaacagtaggaacttttcacgaaaaactatttggcaccagttatgtaggaaggtgtccgctactacgcctaccaaatattttttcgattaaggttcTTATTTTCgtaaacattagatgcctttcgctatACTGATATCCAAAAGTTAACTTCTAGTGTGCCGTTGTAAGCACGTTCAAAGCAGGTGATtcattgtttagttatcgatcaacttacATCAACTTactgtaacttctgaacctgttgaccgattttaaccaaatataAAACACATATTCTCGATCCTGTGGCTACGATTATAGTGAGGATGGAAGGATCATTGGAAATGGGAGAGAGTATGGGGATAAGTATTGTTTAGTTGTTGATCAATTCAGGTAACTTCTGAACCGGTTGATTGATTTCCACTAAATTTGGAACTGACcgattttgttcaaattttgcatgcTTTCTACTCTATTAGAACTTTATATCAAGTGTTTATCAtgattataaaatcgtttaccgtcgtgcggggcttcttttgactcagggggctactttggatttttgatttaaaaaaaaaactggcaaTATGAGAGTAGCttacgttataattcttgtttcaaaatgtcctaattagcccccgatttgtcaaTAGAAACCCCTTGATAATACTTAGGGAAAATGTTCTCTAGTGGGGTAAAATAgctctttaaaaataaatgtttcaaaaattcaGCAATTTTGTATGTGAGGTCTAAAAGAAAATACACAATGAATAATTGGCAGTGGCAGATTTTCTACCCACCGCTCTCTAGGTCGCGtcagtgatccattgttttctctgagCGCGCATTTCGCCCTGATTATTATtttcgctggtggcgatgaaggcgttcttgatggcggtccattggtcttccacgctgccaccttccggaatatctgttGCACGgatctccagttcttcaacgaaggatcttttcaccgtggcatctcccagtcggcgtgtgttgaaccgtcgtccgaCTCTCTCCTCCTGGCggcgaatccgcgcaatgcaaaggcgtatttcgccaatgaggaggtgatgatccgactcgatatcggcactacgtttattccgtacatcaataAGATTCCGTTTCCATTCTCGACTGACGTAGATgtggttgatttgattttggGTAAAGCCTGCCATATTATATttggtctccagttagccttggaaGCCaatgcgtaggattgccaatccggaggtgACGAGCTCGATAGTATATCCATTGCTCGTAGAGCAAGATTAACAGGCGCAGTATTAgtcgtttggcagcgcagtatcattacttggcACTTTACCAGTCGCTACTAAACAATGACCGATACGAAAAAAGTGACTAACTAAAATGACAGTGCTACGCaggtgatcaaaatactcgcgcccaTTAATGATGCTCCCAgaatcattacttgacactatatcggtcgctactaaacgcgctgctataaaaGTAGCgcaactgacaggtgaccaaatttggtagcgcgtgAACAGCGCTGCTAATTTgataaactgtcaaacgtcaccggtacggaatacagcagcAACCAATTTGAGAGCCG from Armigeres subalbatus isolate Guangzhou_Male unplaced genomic scaffold, GZ_Asu_2 Contig1961, whole genome shotgun sequence includes the following:
- the LOC134203558 gene encoding uncharacterized protein LOC134203558, which gives rise to MPPSKERLARIKLAKQEFLIKKGIVQRKTPTEIRSRRQSVRAKTANSTKQVDDVGREADENDNSAIPQLSTDGHTVPKGICSRRQSVRGKTCDVGREGDKSAPTLLSTAGHTVPSIPTEIRSRRQSVRGTTVDVGREDDENGKSAKTLLSTDGHMVPSIPTGIRSRRQSVRAKTANSTKQVDDVGREADENDSSATPQPSTDGRTVPNNPKGICSRRKSVRGKPCDDGREGDKNDKSATTLLSTAGHTVPSIPTEIRSRRQSVRGTTVDVGREDDENGKSAKTLVSTDGHMVPSIPTGIRSRRQSVRAKTANSTKQVDDVGREADENDNSATPQPSTDGRTVPNNPKGICSRRKSVRGKPCDDGREGDKNDKVRQLCYLWPVTRCRAFQRKFARGGNPFKEQLST